Genomic segment of Deltaproteobacteria bacterium:
GAAAGTGAAAAGCAGTATGCGTATAAGAAATGGGGCACAACTTTTAGCGCCACCTGTATTGTTTGTGGATTATTTCTGTTTATAATCGCAGTGATAGGAAACGCAGATAGTAATGTAAGTGCAATCGGCAAAATCAAGAATGTTACGCCGGGAACGATTCTGTTTATTATAGGCTTTTTATTTCGGAAGACTTTGCAACGGTAAAAATTAAGGTTCGGCTAACAACCCCATGAACCAGGATGTTGGTAAGGAATGGAACTTATTGATTGTATTCGGTCGCTAACCCCGATGCAAGCTTCGGGGAATGTGCTCGCTGCGGATTCATGGTTAATCTGAACTATCCTTTAAAAAGGGAATCTCCTCGTCTTTGATATAGACCAGCGCCTGGCAGACCGCAATGAGATTGCTGTCATCCCTTACCGTAATCTGGTAGGAAGCCGTCCTTCGTGTTCGATTGATTTCCTTTGATTCCGCCGTCAATACGGTATTCTTCTTCGGCGGCCTCATGTAGGTCACATTGATATTGAGGGCAACGGCAATGTTGCTGTGGCTGTTGGATGATATCTCGAATGCCTCATCGATTAATGAAAATATCGCACCGCCATGGGCCATTCCATATATATTATCCATCTGCTCTGTGTATTCCATTTCGCAGAACGCATAGCCTTCTCCCACATCCTTCAATTTAATATTGAGAAGGTTGGCAAAGGGTTCCTCGGCAACTTTTTTAAAATACACTGCTCTCTTCCGGTCTTTCATATCGGCTATCAACTCCTAAAATAACATTACCGGCCAGTGGGCGCCCTGGACTTTTCGACCTTATCCAGATCCTTCCTTTTTTCTTTGGTCAGGTCTGTAGTATAAAAAGACTCGCTTCGCGGCAAAACCATACGGAATTCATGCACAGCTTCGACCCCTATATTCACGGAGTCTGTCTGAAAGCCAAGCACATGTCCCCCCGACATCTTGTCTTCCGTTATAAAATGCAGGTGATATCCCGGAACATTGACACCGCCAACGTAGGCGGGACAACGGAAGCCAACCAATGTTCCCCTGATATTACGCAATTCAAATTCAGGCTGATTCGCAAGCGCGTCCACGAGGCGGGGGTAAGGTTTTTGCTGTTTGTAGACGGATCGCGTTTTCACCTGCTTGAACATTCCGTCAACCCGTATGGCATAGAAGATGTTTTTTGTCGGAATTAATTCGTCGAGATAATTGGTCAACCCCTGAAAATCCAGCGACGATTCCGGAGGAACGACACTCACAGCATCGAAAAAGGTAACCACGGCGAATGGCGTTTTCATCGATCCTTGAATACGGTACGCTTTGCCGTCGGCCCGAATCTGATAGAAAATGCCATCGAGTGCAATCATCTCACCATCGAGGCCGTCGAATGTACCGATGCCAAAATCACCGTGCCGTGACAATTCGCCAACTGTCATACCTGAATCATAAACACCCTCCAAAAGGGCATTGATTGCAGAGTACTGGAATATGGCGCTGCGCTCTTTCGGCAGACTTGCACAGCCGCCGGAAATACCCAGCACAACCGCCAATCCCACAATAATAACCCTACGGATCATAGAACACATACCATGGCGCCTCGTTATATGCATTAATTCTCTATGTTACAATCCAATCAATAGAGCAAGGCGATAGGCAATGAGGCCTCCTGAAAAAGAAACCACAAGCATAAGCAGTAAAGACGATGCAAACCACTTCCAGTTGCCCAATTCCCGTTTCATTACGGCAACAGTCGCAGCACAGGGAACAAAAAGCATCAGAACAACCATGAAAGCAAGTCCTGAGGCATTACTTACAACTGTCGGCAAGATGTGAAGCAACCCCTGTTCTCCGACGCCGTAAAGGACACTGAGCGTTGCTATTGCATTCTCTTTTGCCACAAAACTTGTAATCAAGGCAGTCAGCATTTTCCAGTCAAGCCCCATTGGTTTCCCTATCGGTTCCAGGAGGCGGCCTATCCACGCCAGAATGCTCCCTTCCACATTTCCGTCCGGGAGATAGGATAAAACCCATATCAAGATCGAAACCGTCATTATGACGGTGCCCGCCCTCTTCACAAATGCAACTGTCCTTGCCCACACGACAAGACCTATCGTTTTCGGATCAGGTTTATGATACAGGGGAAGTTCCATAATGAACGGCATCGGCTCATCCTTCAAAACAAATTTATTGATCAGCATACCTATTACACCTAATACAAGGATGTTCATGGCCAGCAATGACCAGGAAACAAGAGCTGCCTTGTCCGCAAACAGAGCGGCGGCAACAACGGTGAGAACGGCAAGCCGTGCCGTGCACGGGACGAAGGGAATAAGGAATATTGTCAGTAACCGTTCCTTCTTGGATTCCACAATCCTGGTCCCCAAAATCGAGGGCACGTTACACCCAAAACCTAAACACATGGGGATAAAACTCTTCCCGTGGAGACCCACAAGGTGCATGAATCTGTCCATTACAAATGCCGCTCTGGCCATGTATCCCACATCTTCCAGAAACGCCATGACCGCGAAAAATATCAACAGTATGGGAAGCAAGGTAAAAACAGATCCCACGCCACCGATGATACCGTCGATGAGGATTCCTCTGATCCAGGGATGAAAAGAAACGAGTGCCGGTTCACTCCACCGGGCAAAAGCGCTTACCAGTTTTTCAAGCTGTTTCTGCAAGGGAAATCCTACTTTGTAGGTTACAAAGAAGACGCTTGCAAATACCGCAAGGAGGATCGGAATACCAAAAACGGGGCGGGTGAGGACATGATCAATTCTGTCAGTCATAACAACCTGCCCCATTTTAAATCTCAAAACGGCCGCCCGGGTAACCTTTTCGATCCAGTCATACCTGCCGTCAACCACAGCATGGAGTGAATCCTCGTGTTTAATAAGAAGTGATTGAATCTCGCTCCATGTGTGATCCGGCACAAGACCCTGTATCATTTTCAATATTTCCGGATCGCCTTCCATGAGCTTCGTCGACGTCCAACGAATGGTGAATGGAGGCCGGACATAGTCTTTAATAAGTTCCATGAGACGGTCAAAAATAGCTCTATGATCCGGGGAGACATCCGGTATTCTTGGTTTGTATTCGGTTTCTCCCTTCGCAACAGCAATGACCGTTGACACAAGCTCCTTGATCCCCCTGTTTTTCGTCGCAACCATCGGAACAACGGGTATTCCCAGAGATTTCTGGAGGGCCTTCACATCAATCTGGATTCCCTGAGAGTCTGCAACATCTATCATATTAACGGCTACAACAATAGGAGGGCCTAAAAGCAACAGCTCAGATAAAAGATAGAGACTTCTTTCGAGTGCGGATGCATTTACAAGAAGGATAATAACGTCCGGATTCACGCTGATAATGAAATCCCTGGCAACTCTTTCCTCTTCTGAAAAGGCGGTCAGGCTATATATGCCGGGCAGGTCTATGATCTGCATCTCTACATCATTCGAAACATGGGCGCCTTCTTTTTTCTCTACTGTTTTTCCCGGCCAGTTGCCTACATGCTGAGATAATCCGGTGAGGATGTTAAATACCGTTGATTTTCCCACATTTGGCTGCCCTGCAAGTGCAACAAGAAGTTTTTTGCCGACTTTTACCGTGTCTGTTTCATCCCGTGACGCCGGAACCCTGTATACCAGTATTTTCGACGCCTCTCCGCTTCCCAGCGCTACCCTCGTATCTGTTACCTGTACAATAACCAATCCTCCGCTTTTACGAAGGACTTTGAGTTTCGCGTTGCACACAATCCCCATACTTGCAAGCCTGCTCGTCAGGGACTTTTCACCGGATATGGTTTGAATTATCCCTTCCTCACCCACTCCCATTGATGTAACGGGTATTAATTCAGCGCCCATTTGCCCCTTTCATAATAGGAAAATCAACGAGCACGCTTATACCAAAATTATATCGGAAAATATACAAAAATGAAGTTCACCGACTGGAGGGGTAGCTTCACGGAAAGGAAGATAGTGTGGAAGCGGAGTTTCGGGACGCGTCCCCGATCATTTGACAGCTAAATATCCAACAGATGCCCATTCTCCTTTAACCAGAGCCTCTGTTTCTTGTAATCGGGAGTGGTTTTCGCTACCAAATCCCAGAAGCGCACAGAATGATTTTTTTCTTTCATATGTGTTAATTCATGGACAACCACGTAATCAATAACGGAACAGGGCGCCATGATAAGACGCCAGCTGAAAGACAGATGATTAAACGGAGAACAGGAACCCCAGCGGCATTGTGCGCTACTTATCCTGCTGCCATTCGGGTAAAGCTCAAGTTTCCGGCTGTAATAATCAATCCTTTCTCCGATATATTCCTGGGCTCTTTTTCTGTACCATACAATGAAAAGCTCTCTTCCCCGATTTGCATTATCTCCGGTAAGGACAAATTGACTTGAGGAAAAGGTCAAGGAGTCACATACATCATTGTTATCCTCTATTTTCAATCGGTAGGATATCCCCAGAAATAAAAAAAGTTCTCCCGTCACATATTCCTTTGGCTTGATTTCTTTCAGCCTTTTATCCCTTTCTCTGATCTTTCTTAACAACCACCTTTTTTTCGTATTGAAAAATTTATCTATTTCTCCCATCGGGGTGCGATGGGGCGCATAAACAACAGTGGTCCCGTCCGCTTTCACCTGTAATGAGATCGTCTTTTTTCTTTTTTTGCTCCTTACTAATAGATAACTCATGTCCATTTTTTATCGTCCTACACGTTGCATTGCTTGCTGTGAGCAAATATACCATTTATTAAGGGGAGAAAATAGAGTATGATGAGAATCTGAATAAATAAAGCTGAAGAGTGGAAGACAATATACTCCGCAAGCCTCTGGCAGAATTTACAGAGTGCTGTTTGCAAGGATTAATCCCATTCATAAAAAAACAGCCGAGCACTATAATAAATAATGAGATGCTCGGCTGTTTTCTTATTAGGTTTTAATAAAGATATTACTTGTGCGCTGGCGCTGCCGGAGCTGGCGCTGCTGGAGCTGGTGCCCCAGGTGCAGGCGCTGGTGCTCCAGGTGCTCCCGGTGCTGGTGCCGGAGCCGCTGCTTCTTTCTTAGCTGGCTCTGCAGGTTTCTTTTCTGGTGCAGATGGACAGCCAACCAAAACAAGCGTAAATGCTATTAACATCAGCACCGAAAGAATGAAAGCAAACACCTTCTTCATCAACTAGTACCTCCTTTCAAAAATTTTCAGACGCTGGGTGTTAAACCCATACCTTTAGCGTGGCAAAATACTCCATTTTTTTTCCTTGTCAAGATAAATCTATCAAATATTTCATTTAAAAATGGGGCACTGCTTCTCTCATACCCTGATCCTTTATCTATGATGGCATAAATCGTTTACAATTATAACTACATAGTGATTTGCTCTTTGTGAGGAATAAATGCGCAACAAGTCTTGACGAGGAGGTTTTCAAGCCCGGCCATAATCATCTTCTGAGCGCTCAATGTCATCTTCACCGAAGTAATCGCCTGTTTGAGTTTCGATGAAGATCAGGTTTTCATCCCCGGAGTTCATAATCCGGTGCCAGGCTTCCTGCGGAATATCTATGGCCTGGCCAGCTTTCAGGGGTATCTCCTCATCATTTCGGGTTACGACGGCATGACCCTGCACAATATACCAGTGCTCCATCCTGTGTCGGTGACGCTGCAGACTCAATCGCTGCTTCGGATACACAACAATCCGTTTCACTTTATGGTCAGGCTCATCATCGAGAACACGGTAATAACCCCATGGCC
This window contains:
- the budA gene encoding acetolactate decarboxylase, translating into MIRRVIIVGLAVVLGISGGCASLPKERSAIFQYSAINALLEGVYDSGMTVGELSRHGDFGIGTFDGLDGEMIALDGIFYQIRADGKAYRIQGSMKTPFAVVTFFDAVSVVPPESSLDFQGLTNYLDELIPTKNIFYAIRVDGMFKQVKTRSVYKQQKPYPRLVDALANQPEFELRNIRGTLVGFRCPAYVGGVNVPGYHLHFITEDKMSGGHVLGFQTDSVNIGVEAVHEFRMVLPRSESFYTTDLTKEKRKDLDKVEKSRAPTGR
- a CDS encoding SprT family zinc-dependent metalloprotease yields the protein MSYLLVRSKKRKKTISLQVKADGTTVVYAPHRTPMGEIDKFFNTKKRWLLRKIRERDKRLKEIKPKEYVTGELFLFLGISYRLKIEDNNDVCDSLTFSSSQFVLTGDNANRGRELFIVWYRKRAQEYIGERIDYYSRKLELYPNGSRISSAQCRWGSCSPFNHLSFSWRLIMAPCSVIDYVVVHELTHMKEKNHSVRFWDLVAKTTPDYKKQRLWLKENGHLLDI
- a CDS encoding PaaI family thioesterase; this encodes MKDRKRAVYFKKVAEEPFANLLNIKLKDVGEGYAFCEMEYTEQMDNIYGMAHGGAIFSLIDEAFEISSNSHSNIAVALNINVTYMRPPKKNTVLTAESKEINRTRRTASYQITVRDDSNLIAVCQALVYIKDEEIPFLKDSSD
- the feoB gene encoding ferrous iron transport protein B is translated as MGAELIPVTSMGVGEEGIIQTISGEKSLTSRLASMGIVCNAKLKVLRKSGGLVIVQVTDTRVALGSGEASKILVYRVPASRDETDTVKVGKKLLVALAGQPNVGKSTVFNILTGLSQHVGNWPGKTVEKKEGAHVSNDVEMQIIDLPGIYSLTAFSEEERVARDFIISVNPDVIILLVNASALERSLYLLSELLLLGPPIVVAVNMIDVADSQGIQIDVKALQKSLGIPVVPMVATKNRGIKELVSTVIAVAKGETEYKPRIPDVSPDHRAIFDRLMELIKDYVRPPFTIRWTSTKLMEGDPEILKMIQGLVPDHTWSEIQSLLIKHEDSLHAVVDGRYDWIEKVTRAAVLRFKMGQVVMTDRIDHVLTRPVFGIPILLAVFASVFFVTYKVGFPLQKQLEKLVSAFARWSEPALVSFHPWIRGILIDGIIGGVGSVFTLLPILLIFFAVMAFLEDVGYMARAAFVMDRFMHLVGLHGKSFIPMCLGFGCNVPSILGTRIVESKKERLLTIFLIPFVPCTARLAVLTVVAAALFADKAALVSWSLLAMNILVLGVIGMLINKFVLKDEPMPFIMELPLYHKPDPKTIGLVVWARTVAFVKRAGTVIMTVSILIWVLSYLPDGNVEGSILAWIGRLLEPIGKPMGLDWKMLTALITSFVAKENAIATLSVLYGVGEQGLLHILPTVVSNASGLAFMVVLMLFVPCAATVAVMKRELGNWKWFASSLLLMLVVSFSGGLIAYRLALLIGL
- a CDS encoding phosphomannose isomerase type II C-terminal cupin domain; amino-acid sequence: MVPSKSSLISVEDHRPWGYYRVLDDEPDHKVKRIVVYPKQRLSLQRHRHRMEHWYIVQGHAVVTRNDEEIPLKAGQAIDIPQEAWHRIMNSGDENLIFIETQTGDYFGEDDIERSEDDYGRA